The nucleotide sequence TCGCGCCCTCGTCCTCTTCGCAGCGGGCGGATGCACTGGGCACCGGCGGCCATCCCGCCGAGATCATCGAGATCTCCGACGACGACGGAGAAGAAAAAGATGTCGGCGAGACCGGGGGACCTGTCAAGAAGGAGCCTGTCGATGACATCGACTGGCCTTCTCTCCTCTTGtcaagcgaggaggaggaggaggcccgaaGGTCTGACGAGAGTACGAGCAGCGGCGGCCCCGATGGAACGAGCAACGGAATTGAGACGAGTCGGCGAGAGGGTGCCTCTGACgatggcgaggaggagggggaggaggaggtggggatgCCGGATCCAGAGGATAAGGACGGTGCAGAGGACGCGCATGAGGAAGAAgataaagaggaggaagaggaagataaagAGGAAGATGAATGGGagcaggaagaagaggaagaatcgGAGGAATCGGAAGAAGATTCCGAGGAACCTGAGGCAGAGGAAGAACCGGGCCGTCGCGTGCTTAGCGATGCCAGGCTCGCCGGTCGGTACACGGGGCCGCGGCCGGGCGGCGAGATCTTCCTCAAGCGCAAGTTTGAAGGGTGGTACATCACCAAGATGGCGGACACCGCCTCTCCCGGCGGCACCGTCGCGTCGCGGCTGCGGTCAAAGCGGAGATGCCCCGACGCGAAGCTGCTCCGGCAAGCCACCCGCAGAAAGCCGTACTGCGTCGACACGCCCTCGCAGTCCAGCTCGGAGGCAGAGGAGGACGACAAAGACAAACCACCGCCTCATCCAGCGCGGTCGTCCAGTGACGAGGGCGGGCGCGGACATGGCAGGACGGGGATAAGGCGCCCACGGCGCCGAGGACAAAACGCCGATGATGACTCTGACGAAGACGGCAGATCGGCGacgaggcggcgccgaggacaaAACGCTGCCCACAccgatgaagactttgaggaaccCGGCGGAATGGCTGCCGCGAGAAGGGAGAAGCAGCGCATGGAAGAAGATGATGCTGCTGCTGACGGCGGCGATGAGGCTGATGAGCAGGGAGCTTCCCGGAGGGCAAAGAAAGAAGGAGCGGCGTCCTGCCGGCAGGCGGCCGGCCGCAAGGGCAAGGACTTCCCCGCAGAGGGATGGGAGCAGCAGGGCGATGTCACCTTCAAGAAGAGCTCCCTGGTTCCTCCGAGGCGGCAGGACGGGCGAGACCAAGAGACTTACGACGATCTGCTCTACTCCATTTTCGAGGGAATCGAGACCACTCTTCAGAACGCCTCTGCTCCTCTGGACGCCCCTGTTCCTGCACCAGAGCAGGGAGGCGATCCGTTTCCTCTGGTGTTCTCCTTCGGGGTTGTAGATAAGGTGGTGCCGGAGAAGACTGCTCTGGACGACCTGTGGGCACAACGTGACTTGGCCTTGGACTTGGAGGCCGAATCCAACAAGGTTTCTTCTCACACTTGCCACAAGGTAACTaactaattttatttatttttctggaaATGGAGGTAACTAACTAAATAATCTGTTCCTCCTGTGAATTAATTGTCCAATTGTGCTACTACAATTTTTGGTTTGGACCAGTTACGTTTAATTTTTCTAGCAATTTGTGGCCTTGTTTTAGGTTCCTACAAATGTGAAAAAGATGAAAATTTCTTTTCCCTGGATACTGTATAACACTTTCGTTTCAGTTTTACAAACAAGCTAGTGATCCCTTTGTCTTTTCATTCAGGACGCAGAGAGCGATGAGCATGAAATTCCTGCACATGGAGGGACTTTTTGCAAGCGAGGGAAGCATGATCTCTTTCATGATGATCAAATCGGCATTCGATGCCGAAAATGTGATTACATCGAAATCGAAATTAGACACGTATTTCCATCCATGGTAAGCACAATTTGGCTTCAGCATGTGTATGTCAGTACGTGTTTCCATTGACTTTTCTAGAAATAGAGAGCATCAATAGGCACCTTGTTTCTCTTTTCCCTGACCTCTTCGATTCAACAGGCCAAGGAATCGACGGATAGGGAGCCAGCAGCGGAGCATGATAGGCTTGACATGTTCGTTGATGACATCCTGAAATCAGTTGGTTATGAAGGGGCAAGCAACGTGGCACTGGGAAGTGACAAAACTGGCGTCGTCTGGGATCTCATTCCTGGGGTACGGGAAGACATGTTCCCACACCAGCGGGAAGGGTTCGAGTTCATGTGGAGAAAACTCGCAGGAGGGATCGACATTGAGCAGCTGAGGCACACCATGAACACTGACACCACAAGTGGTTGTGTGATCTCTCATGCCCCGGGTACCGGCAAGACCAGGCTAGCAATCACATTCGTGCAGTCTTACCTGGAGCTCTTCCCGCACTGCAGGCCAGTTATCATTGCCCCCAGGGGTATGCTGGCTACATGGGAGCAGGAGTTCAGTAAATGGAATGTCAAGCTCCCATTCCATGTCCTCAGTTCCAGTGAGATCCAGTGGGATCAAGACAAGACCATCCAGAAACTGGTCTCCAAGGATCATGGTCTGGGCCAGAAGCTGGCCATGAAGAAACTGAGCCAGAAATCCAAGATGATGCTGAAGCTTGCATCATGGTATGAAGGGAGCAGCATCATCGGTCTAAGCTATTCGCTCTACAGGAATCTTGCCAAGGGCGAAGGCAAGGATGGAGAAATGCAGAGGAACCTGCTTCTTGAGAAGCCCGGCTTGCTGGTCCTCGACGAGGGGCACACACCAAGGAACAAGAAGAGCCTCATTTGGAAAGTTCTCGCAGAGGTCAGCACCGAAAAGCGGATAATCCTGtcagggactccattccagaacaacttccTAGAGCTGTACAACATCTTGTGCCTGGTTAAGCCCAAGTTTGCCAAAGATTTTGCTTGTACAAGACTCAGCAAGAAAGGAGTTGCTTCCACCAGCCAATCAAGAGCAGCGCCTTATGTGGAGGAGGATGAAGGCAAAGAATTCTGGAGTTCATTAAGGATAAGTAACATCACGGATGAACACATCACTGAAATCCGGGAAAAGCTGGGCCCttttgtgcacatccataatggtgACATTCTTCAGAAGTCTCTTCCAGGATTGAGAGAATCTGTTGTGATCCTGAACCCTCTTCCTCGTCAGAAGGAAATCATCGCAATGATGGAGGAAAGTGCAGGGAAGGGTTTTCTTGACGCAGAATACAAGATATCTCTTGCGTCCATACACCCATTCCTCGTCACAAGCACAAAGCTGTCAGACACAGAAGCCTCTGTTGTGGACAAGATGAAGAGCGTGCGGCTGAACCCATGCAAAGGAGTGAAGACATGGTTCGTTTTCGAGATCATCCGTCTCTGCGAAGCACTGAAAGAAAGAGTGCTGGTGTTCAGTCAGTACCTTGAGCCACTGGCCCTGATCATGGACCAGCTTACCACAGAGCTAGACTGGACAGAAGGCAAGGAGATCCTACTCATGAGTGGAAATGTGCGTGTTAAACAGCGCGAAGCCTTGATGGAAGCCTTCAACGACATGAACAGTGAGGCTAAGGTGATGCTTGCATCAACCAAGGCCTGCTGTGAAGGAATAACACTGGTCGGTGCATCGCGTGTGGTTCTCCTTGATGTCGTCTGGAATCCTTCTGTTGGACGGCAGGCGATTGGCCGAGCCTATAGAATCGGCCAGGAGAAGATTGTGTACACATACAACCTGATTGCAGAAGGAACAAAGGAGAAGGTCAAATATGACAGACAAGCTACCAAGGATCACATGTCCAAATTACTGTTTTCAAATGAACCGCAACCTACTGGGAGCAATCTGTCACCGGAACTGATATCCAATGATAGGATTTTGGAAAAAATGGCTGCACGTGAAGAACTCAAAGACATGTTTGTGCAGATTCTCCCTTCCCATTGACTGCAGAAATTACAGCTCAGTCTTGTAAGTGGAAGCTTCTGAGATTAGAATGTGCTAATTGACATTTTATGCAACGGTGCTAACCTATTTTTTTATGTTGTGTGTGGACAGGGAGGTCTGATGATTCTACATTCCATCGATATCGGAATCTTCAGAGTCTCCAAATAATAACTGGCATCTTGCTGCCCCTGTGGAATAGCTGCTCCTAGAACTCTTGTGGTGGTGTATTGTAGGGTACCAGTGGGTTTTCGTCCCTTAGTTTGTCTCTTAATTGACGAGGAACAGCGGGTTTCCCATTAGTGTGTCGAACTCGTTTCTTTCCCTTTCTCTCCTTTCTTGCTTTCTGTAAGACTTGGTATTTCCGATATTATTTGCCTGGTAGTGAACTATATAAgtttatctataccaatataaaaagatccaAAGAGGCAGATCCAACTGATCTCGACCATCAAACTAAGTCAATCTAACAACCTAGACTGCTCCAATGTCGAGCGTTCAACGTGTTTAACGTgtaattaatatcataccaaatattgcactaatcataGAATTAACAtacaaataatagcatacataatatacacatgcaattaatatattgcTTAAATATTAATGTGCAACAcgtgcaattaatatattgcctgaatattaacgtgcgttgcacgtgcgcgTTTACTAGTTTGTATTAGTTACTGTCCCACATTGCTTGCTTTGGTCCCAAGGTAGTTCTACCTTTTTACTAGATACTACTATGACATAGCTTAAGAGCCCTACCATGCCAAACTACCAAACATGCCAGGTGACTTTTCCATTCAACTATGTTATCAGGTTAGCACCATAAGTCAAGAGAATCCTATCCTGAAAGCAAGAAACATATGCATGATTTAAATTGACTTGAGTTTATTTTGAATTTGTACAATATACTTCAACTGCTGGAATGTTAGTTTGTCGTGGTCCGTCTTCAGATTTGAACTGTAATTGTATTGGAGTTTATTTCGATTTTTtatgatatactccctcctttccggtttatagggcttatctcaaaattttagttttctcattttataagtctcaatttggttgttccccatcacatgttcagatttcaaggtgcaataaatcattgcatgcaagtattaagagaaaattgaccaatgcatgtactttatgcatgcatgcattgcaattaatgcattggtaaacataatttttttaagaaaacaagcgcattaattgagtggttttgcaaactacaaaaattgtttcaccactcaccatctaccttggttggtgagattttcgaATTgaaccctataaaccggaaaggaggcagtactTCAACTGCTAGAATGCAAGTTTGTCGTGGTCACCTGTCTTCAGGTTTGAACTGCAATTTCATGGGATCTCAACTAATTGACATGATAACTATTGAGTAACATGCAACAATCAGTTGGAAAAATAAAAGCTTTATACAAATTACTTAAACTAGTACAAAAATAATTTAAATGTTTTTTTGTTATCACTATATTATGGAAGATTGTTTAATTTTCTGTATTATTTTCT is from Triticum aestivum cultivar Chinese Spring chromosome 3A, IWGSC CS RefSeq v2.1, whole genome shotgun sequence and encodes:
- the LOC123061480 gene encoding SNF2 domain-containing protein CLASSY 3, whose amino-acid sequence is MPDPEDKDGAEDAHEEEDKEEEEEDKEEDEWEQEEEEESEESEEDSEEPEAEEEPGRRVLSDARLAGRYTGPRPGGEIFLKRKFEGWYITKMADTASPGGTVASRLRSKRRCPDAKLLRQATRRKPYCVDTPSQSSSEAEEDDKDKPPPHPARSSSDEGGRGHGRTGIRRPRRRGQNADDDSDEDGRSATRRRRGQNAAHTDEDFEEPGGMAAARREKQRMEEDDAAADGGDEADEQGASRRAKKEGAASCRQAAGRKGKDFPAEGWEQQGDVTFKKSSLVPPRRQDGRDQETYDDLLYSIFEGIETTLQNASAPLDAPVPAPEQGGDPFPLVFSFGVVDKVVPEKTALDDLWAQRDLALDLEAESNKVSSHTCHKDAESDEHEIPAHGGTFCKRGKHDLFHDDQIGIRCRKCDYIEIEIRHVFPSMAKESTDREPAAEHDRLDMFVDDILKSVGYEGASNVALGSDKTGVVWDLIPGVREDMFPHQREGFEFMWRKLAGGIDIEQLRHTMNTDTTSGCVISHAPGTGKTRLAITFVQSYLELFPHCRPVIIAPRGMLATWEQEFSKWNVKLPFHVLSSSEIQWDQDKTIQKLVSKDHGLGQKLAMKKLSQKSKMMLKLASWYEGSSIIGLSYSLYRNLAKGEGKDGEMQRNLLLEKPGLLVLDEGHTPRNKKSLIWKVLAEVSTEKRIILSGTPFQNNFLELYNILCLVKPKFAKDFACTRLSKKGVASTSQSRAAPYVEEDEGKEFWSSLRISNITDEHITEIREKLGPFVHIHNGDILQKSLPGLRESVVILNPLPRQKEIIAMMEESAGKGFLDAEYKISLASIHPFLVTSTKLSDTEASVVDKMKSVRLNPCKGVKTWFVFEIIRLCEALKERVLVFSQYLEPLALIMDQLTTELDWTEGKEILLMSGNVRVKQREALMEAFNDMNSEAKVMLASTKACCEGITLVGASRVVLLDVVWNPSVGRQAIGRAYRIGQEKIVYTYNLIAEGTKEKVKYDRQATKDHMSKLLFSNEPQPTGSNLSPELISNDRILEKMAAREELKDMFVQILPSH